GATTCTTTTGGTGGCTAGTTTCCTCACCTGACCGGCGGCGTGGCTTCGTCACATTATGGAACGACGGCATTTTCCTCGGCTGTTCCGGATTAGGCTATGAGAACAAACAGAATCGCGCAATAGAGCGCATGGCCATGATGAAGGGACAAGAATAAGAATGGGCGAAGCTGTTTCGGCGCTGAAACTGACCAATGTGGAATTTCGTAGGAACCGTCGCGTCATTTTGACCGACGTGAACCTTGACCTCAAAAGTGGAGAGAAGTGGGTGCTTTTTGGCCCCAACGGCATCGGCAAATCCAGCCTCGTGGCGATGATGGCGACCCGTGGGTTCCCCTCAGTGGGAACCGTCGATATCCTTGGCAACCGCCTCGGCAAAGTCAACGTCTTTTCCTACCGCAATCGTATTGGCCTTAGTTCCGCGGAATTGTCACGTTCGTTCCCCAACGAGGAAGACCCGCTCGACGTCATTTTGACAGCGTTGACCTCGACCACCGGCCGCTGGCGTGAACACTTCACCCAGGCCGATTACGACAAAGCTCGTGGGTACATGACCATGTTCGGCATCGAATATCTCGAAGGCAAGCAGATGTTCAAGCTTTCGGAAGGTGAGCGCACCCGCGTCTTGATT
The window above is part of the Bifidobacterium sp. ESL0732 genome. Proteins encoded here:
- a CDS encoding ATP-binding cassette domain-containing protein, which encodes MGEAVSALKLTNVEFRRNRRVILTDVNLDLKSGEKWVLFGPNGIGKSSLVAMMATRGFPSVGTVDILGNRLGKVNVFSYRNRIGLSSAELSRSFPNEEDPLDVILTALTSTTGRWREHFTQADYDKARGYMTMFGIEYLEGKQMFKLSEGERTRVLICRALMGDPDLLILDEPTTGLDLGGRELALRALSDIGRHDTDRTVLLVTHRLEEIPQGFDHVAIMGRMAGNETDAHADNVAGADPQPGTIIYTGDLEHGFTAERLSHIFGLPLKVTHDQGRWSAYAIDDN